One window of Papaver somniferum cultivar HN1 chromosome 9, ASM357369v1, whole genome shotgun sequence genomic DNA carries:
- the LOC113308430 gene encoding uncharacterized protein LOC113308430 isoform X1, which produces MPCREAYEEFEHVLLALMFDKDDQTSPVASEWSEKRRFDIAGLLSSVLRVHLQAFDPIFSMTLGYLTSMHEGFCFRPGISSPVSDLTEGLLIEERDPAPTPQESLLEALHLRRSFVFFLLIEERDPAPTPQESLLEAPPFEEVDVQALAHAVDLTRQGLLTVCGLLKEICYRHLRCLYAYYRMNCAGPAG; this is translated from the exons ATGCCCTGCCG GGAAGCATATGAGGAGTTTGAGCATGTTCTTTTAGCGTTAATGTTCGACAAAGACGATCAGACTTCTCCAGTGGCAAGTGAG TGGTCTGAAAAGAGGCGGTTTGACATTGCTGGCTTGTTATCATCTGTTCTTCGAGTTCACTTGCAAGCATTTGACCCAATCTTTTCTATGACATTGGGATACTTGACAAG CATGCACGAAGGATTTTGCTTTCGCCCAGGCATTTCATCACCTGTTTCAGATCTGACGGAGGGATTGCTTATTGAGGAACGCGACCCAGCTCCTACTCCACAAGAAAGCTTGCTAGAGGCACTCCATTTGAggag atcttttgttttttttttgcttattgAGGAACGCGACCCAGCTCCTACTCCACAAGAAAGCTTGCTAGAGGCACCTCCATTTGAGGAG GTGGATGTGCAAGCACTTGCTCATGCTGTTGATCTTACAAGGCAAGGGTTATTGACAGTTTGCGGTCTGCTAAAGGAGATTTGTTACAGGCATTTAAG ATGCTTATATGCTTATTACAGAATGAATTGTGCCGGTCCTGCCGGATGA
- the LOC113308430 gene encoding uncharacterized protein LOC113308430 isoform X2 — MPCREAYEEFEHVLLALMFDKDDQTSPVASEWSEKRRFDIAGLLSSVLRVHLQAFDPIFSMTLGYLTSMHEGFCFRPGISSPVSDLTEGLLIEERDPAPTPQESLLEALHLRRSFVFFLLIEERDPAPTPQESLLEAPPFEEVDVQALAHAVDLTRQGLLTVCGLLKEICYRHLRMNCAGPAG, encoded by the exons ATGCCCTGCCG GGAAGCATATGAGGAGTTTGAGCATGTTCTTTTAGCGTTAATGTTCGACAAAGACGATCAGACTTCTCCAGTGGCAAGTGAG TGGTCTGAAAAGAGGCGGTTTGACATTGCTGGCTTGTTATCATCTGTTCTTCGAGTTCACTTGCAAGCATTTGACCCAATCTTTTCTATGACATTGGGATACTTGACAAG CATGCACGAAGGATTTTGCTTTCGCCCAGGCATTTCATCACCTGTTTCAGATCTGACGGAGGGATTGCTTATTGAGGAACGCGACCCAGCTCCTACTCCACAAGAAAGCTTGCTAGAGGCACTCCATTTGAggag atcttttgttttttttttgcttattgAGGAACGCGACCCAGCTCCTACTCCACAAGAAAGCTTGCTAGAGGCACCTCCATTTGAGGAG GTGGATGTGCAAGCACTTGCTCATGCTGTTGATCTTACAAGGCAAGGGTTATTGACAGTTTGCGGTCTGCTAAAGGAGATTTGTTACAGGCATTTAAG AATGAATTGTGCCGGTCCTGCCGGATGA
- the LOC113308431 gene encoding DPH4 homolog, protein MLLDGKRSVLKTHYDILSVKEDADYEEIHANYKRAALKSHPDKTRATTEASEIQHESLETFLVVQKAWEILSDSKTRGIYDRELRDSRRDTETAEDVSLEEMMVEEAGEVLELFYECRCGDYFSIDSVELGEMGYSLGRDESKIFIRRRDSIPATVILPCGSCSLKIRLTITTGS, encoded by the coding sequence ATGCTTTTGGATGGGAAAAGATCTGTCCTGAAAACTCACTATGACATTCTATCAGTGAAGGAGGATGCAGATTATGAAGAGATTCACGCAAACTACAAGAGAGCTGCCCTTAAATCCCATCCTGATAAAACGCGAGCAACAACTGAGGCCTCTGAGATTCAACATGAATCACTAGAAACATTTCTAGTGGTGCAAAAAGCCTGGGAAATCTTGAGTGACTCGAAGACCCGTGGAATTTACGATCGTGAATTGAGGGATTCAAGACGAGATACAGAAACTGCTGAAGATGTTAGTTTAGAGGAGATGATGGTGGAAGAAGCTGGTGAGGTCCTGGAACTCTTTTATGAATGCAGGTGTGGCGATTATTTTTCCATTGATTCAGTTGAACTTGGAGAGATGGGCTATTCTTTGGGCAGGGATGAGAGTAAGATATTTATACGCAGACGTGATTCGATACCGGCCACTGTTATACTTCCTTGTGGGTCGTGTTCTCTTAAAATCCGTCTTACAATCACCACTGGTTCATAG